A region of Streptomyces halobius DNA encodes the following proteins:
- a CDS encoding cation:proton antiporter regulatory subunit: MPVPRLSSTPLPGIGVRYDLTTREHRRLSVVAHRDGARTVNAYRRDDPEECALSVRLTAGETEALIDALMPSHHSPNLLSTTDLGLVAERIELSSVSYWNGRVLGDTRMRTETGVSIVAVLRRAEAIPSPGPEFRLAGGDILIVIGTREGLEAAATILGRD; this comes from the coding sequence GTGCCCGTTCCACGCCTGAGCAGTACACCTCTACCGGGAATCGGGGTCCGCTACGACCTCACCACCCGAGAGCACCGCCGCCTGTCCGTGGTCGCCCACCGCGACGGCGCCCGGACCGTCAACGCCTACCGCAGGGACGATCCGGAGGAGTGCGCGCTGTCGGTGAGGCTCACCGCCGGTGAGACGGAGGCGCTGATCGACGCGCTGATGCCCTCGCACCACAGCCCGAACCTGCTGTCGACCACCGATCTCGGGCTGGTGGCCGAGCGCATTGAGCTGTCCTCCGTCTCGTACTGGAACGGCCGGGTGCTGGGTGATACCCGGATGCGCACGGAGACCGGAGTGTCCATCGTGGCGGTGCTGCGCCGGGCCGAGGCGATTCCGTCTCCCGGGCCCGAATTCCGGCTGGCCGGCGGGGACATCCTCATCGTGATCGGCACCCGCGAGGGCCTGGAGGCTGCCGCCACGATCCTGGGACGGGACTGA
- a CDS encoding cation:proton antiporter: protein MHSSAVFLIEFGAIILGLGLLGRFAGRFHFSPIPLYLLAGLAFGEGGLLPLGTSEEFVAIGAEIGVVLLLLMLGLEYTASDLVSNLKTQYPAGLLDAALNALPGAAMALLLGWGPVAAVVLAGVTWISSSGVIAKVMGDLGRLGNRETPVILSILVLEDLAMAVYLPIITALLAGVSLAAGSVTLAIALGVAGLVLFLALRYGRVISRFVSSDDPEKLLLVVLGLTLLVAGIAQQLQVSAAVGAFLVGIALSGEVAEGAHNLLSPLRDLFAAVFFVFFGLHTDPASIPPVLLPALALAVVTACTKIATGYWAAKRAGISAKGRWRAGGTLVARGEFSIVIAGLAVTAGIEPSLGPLATAYVLVLVIIGPLTARYTEPLATRLTGRRKQPPAARATKTEALPEALEPVDDGTADRA from the coding sequence GTGCACTCGTCCGCTGTCTTTCTGATCGAATTCGGCGCGATCATCCTCGGCCTGGGACTCCTGGGCCGCTTCGCCGGACGTTTTCACTTCTCTCCGATCCCTCTCTACCTACTGGCCGGGCTCGCCTTCGGTGAGGGCGGTCTGCTGCCGCTCGGTACGAGTGAGGAGTTCGTCGCCATCGGCGCCGAGATCGGCGTCGTCCTGCTCCTGCTGATGCTCGGCCTGGAATACACCGCCAGCGATCTGGTCTCCAACCTCAAGACCCAGTACCCGGCCGGGCTCCTCGACGCCGCCCTGAACGCCCTGCCGGGCGCGGCGATGGCCCTGCTGCTCGGGTGGGGCCCGGTGGCCGCCGTGGTCCTGGCCGGGGTCACCTGGATCTCCTCCTCCGGAGTCATCGCCAAGGTCATGGGCGACCTCGGGCGGCTCGGTAACCGCGAAACCCCGGTCATCCTGAGCATCCTGGTCCTCGAAGACCTCGCCATGGCCGTCTACCTGCCCATCATCACCGCCCTGTTGGCGGGGGTGAGCCTGGCGGCCGGCAGCGTCACCCTGGCGATCGCGCTGGGCGTCGCCGGTCTCGTGCTCTTCCTCGCACTGCGCTACGGACGGGTCATCTCCCGTTTCGTCTCCAGCGACGACCCGGAGAAGCTGCTGCTCGTCGTGCTCGGCCTGACGCTGCTGGTCGCCGGCATCGCCCAGCAGCTCCAGGTGTCCGCCGCCGTGGGTGCGTTCCTGGTCGGTATCGCCCTGTCCGGGGAGGTCGCCGAGGGCGCGCACAACCTGCTCAGCCCGCTGCGGGACCTGTTCGCGGCGGTGTTCTTCGTCTTCTTCGGCCTGCACACCGACCCCGCCAGCATCCCGCCCGTCCTCCTCCCGGCACTTGCCCTGGCGGTGGTCACCGCCTGCACGAAGATCGCCACCGGGTACTGGGCGGCGAAGCGCGCCGGGATCTCCGCCAAGGGCCGGTGGCGGGCCGGTGGCACGCTGGTCGCCCGTGGTGAGTTCTCCATCGTCATCGCCGGACTCGCCGTCACCGCCGGCATCGAACCCTCCCTCGGCCCGCTCGCCACCGCCTACGTGCTGGTGCTGGTCATCATCGGCCCGCTCACCGCCCGCTACACCGAACCCCTCGCCACCCGCCTGACCGGGCGCCGCAAGCAGCCTCCCGCAGCCCGGGCCACGAAGACGGAAGCCCTCCCGGAGGCACTGGAGCCGGTGGACGACGGCACAGCCGACCGGGCATGA
- a CDS encoding glycoside hydrolase family 15 protein → MSEWSPAPAEGYLPIEDHGLIGDGRGCALVGRDGAISFMCVPRFDAPPLFCSLLDRHLGGSFLLAPDRLRQSRQHYVEDTGVLVTDLHADTGVVEVTDAFLLEPGARLEEDAPAGRGELVRHARVTRGSVDLTVALRPRGGAQSERRAGGWELTCPRQSLKLYLSASRPLSGPQCTLPLNEGEDVWVALRWSERRAPHMSPSIDRRIKDTEGVWRRWSAHVVGDTPRADLVRRSAITLKLLDHVENGAIVAAPTSSLPEHIGGDRNWDYRYAWIRDAAYTVFALRRIGLPDEAGGFVHWALTAAQREGRLRVLYNVEGRPPPVEVIDDELGGYRNSSPVRWGNAAAEQVQHDVYGEILDCAFQWAATGGTLSDGLWHRLAGLAEQARTAWKTPDHGIWEVRTRGRPFTYSAAMCQVALDRAARLATRLDLPGDATTWAREARHLSGRIIGDAWDERMNSLTEHLGPGGGLDASLLALPLRRVLSADHPRMVATTRAVAERLGAGDGLLYRYLPQESPDGINQPEGAFLLCSFWLVDNLAGQGRVDEASQLFEKLCSYASPLGLFAEQIDPSDRSFLGNYPQALSHVGFLSSAVVLARTQRGIRPELSTHAWFR, encoded by the coding sequence ATGAGCGAGTGGTCGCCAGCGCCGGCGGAGGGGTATCTGCCGATCGAAGACCACGGCCTGATCGGCGACGGCCGCGGTTGTGCCCTGGTGGGCCGCGACGGTGCGATCAGCTTCATGTGCGTCCCACGTTTCGACGCTCCACCCCTGTTCTGCTCACTGCTCGACCGGCACCTCGGCGGATCCTTCCTGCTGGCACCGGACAGGCTGCGGCAGAGCCGCCAGCACTACGTGGAGGACACCGGTGTCCTCGTGACAGATCTGCACGCGGACACAGGAGTCGTTGAGGTCACCGATGCATTCCTCCTCGAACCGGGTGCACGCCTGGAGGAAGACGCCCCAGCCGGCAGGGGAGAACTGGTCCGGCACGCGAGAGTCACGCGCGGCAGCGTCGATCTGACGGTGGCGTTGCGACCGCGCGGTGGCGCCCAATCCGAGCGTCGTGCCGGGGGGTGGGAGCTGACCTGCCCCCGGCAGTCCCTGAAGCTGTACCTGAGCGCCTCCCGGCCGTTGTCAGGCCCTCAGTGCACATTGCCCCTGAACGAAGGGGAAGACGTCTGGGTGGCCTTGCGCTGGAGTGAGCGACGAGCTCCCCACATGAGCCCATCGATCGATCGACGGATCAAAGACACCGAAGGGGTCTGGCGGCGCTGGTCGGCACACGTGGTCGGCGACACGCCTCGCGCGGACCTGGTACGCCGCTCAGCCATCACCCTCAAGCTCTTGGATCACGTCGAGAACGGTGCCATCGTCGCCGCTCCCACCTCATCGCTGCCCGAACACATCGGAGGCGACCGGAACTGGGACTACCGCTATGCGTGGATCCGCGATGCCGCGTACACCGTCTTCGCCCTGCGCCGGATCGGGCTTCCCGATGAAGCGGGAGGATTCGTCCACTGGGCGCTGACCGCCGCCCAGCGGGAGGGGCGGCTGCGCGTCCTGTACAACGTAGAGGGCCGGCCGCCGCCGGTGGAAGTGATCGATGACGAACTGGGGGGCTACCGCAATTCCTCTCCCGTGCGCTGGGGCAACGCCGCGGCCGAGCAGGTGCAGCATGACGTCTACGGGGAGATCCTGGACTGCGCCTTCCAGTGGGCGGCCACGGGCGGAACCTTGAGTGACGGCCTGTGGCACCGTCTGGCCGGCTTGGCCGAACAAGCCCGCACCGCTTGGAAGACGCCGGATCACGGAATCTGGGAGGTACGCACCCGCGGGCGCCCCTTCACGTATTCCGCAGCGATGTGCCAGGTGGCGCTCGACCGCGCGGCACGCCTCGCCACCCGCCTGGACCTCCCCGGCGACGCCACCACCTGGGCCAGGGAGGCCCGTCACCTCAGCGGTCGGATCATCGGCGATGCGTGGGACGAGCGTATGAACTCCCTCACCGAGCACCTCGGTCCAGGAGGGGGACTGGATGCCTCGCTCCTTGCCCTGCCGCTCAGACGCGTCCTTTCCGCCGATCACCCGCGCATGGTCGCCACCACGCGGGCGGTCGCCGAACGGCTCGGCGCGGGCGACGGCCTGCTGTACCGCTACCTGCCGCAGGAGTCACCCGACGGAATCAACCAGCCGGAGGGGGCTTTCCTGCTGTGCAGTTTCTGGCTCGTGGACAACCTCGCGGGCCAAGGCCGCGTCGACGAAGCCTCCCAACTGTTCGAGAAGCTGTGCTCCTACGCCAGCCCGCTCGGCCTGTTCGCCGAGCAGATCGACCCCAGTGACCGCTCCTTCCTCGGCAACTATCCCCAAGCACTCAGCCACGTCGGCTTCCTCTCCAGCGCCGTCGTCCTCGCCCGCACCCAGCGCGGCATACGTCCGGAACTCTCCACCCACGCATGGTTCCGCTGA
- a CDS encoding potassium/proton antiporter: MTLQELYLALLVGGAVLLASIAAARMAHRIGLPGLLLFLAVGVILGEDVLGLEFDDAGLAQSLGIAALAVILVEGGLTTQWTDVRRLLLPAGVLATVGVAVSVMVTAAGAHWLLGMDWHLALLLGAIVSSTDAAAVFAVLRALPLPQKVSGLLEAESGFNDAPTIILVLVFSTAAEDLPDAAHIVGNVVYQLGVGGALGLAMGRLGVAALRHIALPATGLYPLATVGFGIIAFAAAGAVNASGIIAAYLAALVLGNAKLPHRAAIRSFAEGTGWLAQIGLFVMLGLLVTPRELPSAVLPAVAVGLVLVLAARPVSVLACLLPFRLPWREQAFISWAGLRGAVPIVLATFPIVEGVSGAIDVLNIVFVLVVLFTLLQGPSLPAVARRLGLVRPDALREVQVETAPLDVLDADLLTVIIPPGSRLKGVAVFELRLPPPTMLTLIVRGGVTIVPRQDTVLRTGDELLLITTPKVREAAERRLRAVGRRGKLARWFGEQGDPGPTGRVTG, translated from the coding sequence GTGACGCTGCAGGAGCTGTATCTGGCCCTGCTGGTCGGCGGCGCGGTGCTGCTGGCCAGCATCGCCGCGGCCCGCATGGCGCACCGGATCGGGCTGCCCGGTCTGCTGCTGTTCCTCGCCGTTGGCGTGATCCTCGGTGAGGACGTCCTCGGTCTGGAGTTCGATGACGCGGGGCTGGCCCAGTCCCTCGGCATCGCGGCTCTGGCGGTGATCCTCGTCGAGGGCGGTCTGACCACGCAGTGGACGGACGTCCGGCGGCTGCTGCTGCCTGCCGGGGTGCTGGCGACGGTGGGTGTGGCCGTGTCGGTGATGGTCACCGCGGCCGGGGCGCACTGGCTTCTGGGGATGGACTGGCATCTGGCGCTGTTGCTGGGTGCGATCGTCTCGTCCACGGATGCGGCGGCGGTTTTCGCGGTACTGCGGGCGCTGCCGCTGCCGCAGAAGGTGTCGGGGCTGCTGGAGGCCGAATCGGGGTTCAACGACGCGCCCACCATCATCCTGGTGCTGGTCTTCAGCACCGCGGCCGAGGACCTGCCCGATGCGGCGCACATCGTCGGCAACGTCGTGTACCAGCTCGGCGTGGGCGGTGCCTTGGGGCTGGCCATGGGGCGCCTTGGTGTCGCTGCCCTGCGGCACATCGCGCTGCCGGCCACGGGCCTGTATCCGCTGGCGACGGTGGGCTTCGGCATCATCGCGTTCGCCGCCGCCGGCGCCGTGAACGCCAGCGGCATCATCGCCGCCTACCTCGCCGCGCTCGTCCTGGGCAACGCCAAGTTGCCGCATCGCGCTGCAATCCGCTCCTTCGCAGAGGGAACGGGCTGGCTGGCCCAGATCGGCCTGTTCGTCATGCTCGGCCTCCTGGTGACCCCAAGGGAGCTGCCCTCCGCCGTCCTCCCGGCCGTCGCGGTCGGGCTCGTTCTCGTGCTCGCGGCCCGGCCCGTCTCCGTGCTCGCCTGCCTGCTGCCGTTCCGGCTGCCGTGGCGCGAGCAGGCGTTCATCTCCTGGGCCGGACTGCGCGGCGCGGTCCCGATCGTGCTGGCCACCTTCCCCATCGTCGAAGGGGTCAGCGGCGCCATCGACGTGCTGAACATCGTCTTCGTCCTGGTGGTCCTGTTCACCCTGCTCCAGGGCCCCAGCCTGCCCGCCGTCGCGCGCAGGCTCGGCCTGGTCCGTCCTGATGCCCTGCGGGAGGTCCAGGTCGAGACGGCCCCACTGGACGTGCTGGATGCGGACCTGCTCACCGTCATCATCCCGCCCGGTTCACGGCTCAAAGGGGTGGCCGTCTTCGAACTGCGCCTGCCGCCGCCGACCATGCTCACCTTGATCGTCCGGGGCGGCGTCACCATCGTCCCGCGTCAGGACACGGTGCTGCGTACGGGGGACGAGCTGTTGCTGATCACGACACCGAAGGTGCGGGAGGCCGCCGAACGACGGCTGCGTGCCGTCGGCCGCCGTGGCAAACTCGCCCGCTGGTTCGGTGAGCAAGGCGATCCGGGGCCCACCGGCCGGGTCACCGGCTGA
- a CDS encoding CBS domain-containing protein — protein MRAGDPAEPYPTVCTDDDAVDAARLSVERRLPALLVLDRDGRPYAIVGERTRTAGAISAARLMEHFLDQP, from the coding sequence ATGCGTGCGGGCGATCCGGCGGAGCCGTATCCGACCGTGTGTACGGATGATGACGCCGTCGACGCGGCTCGTTTGTCCGTGGAGCGGCGGTTGCCGGCGCTGTTGGTGCTCGATCGTGATGGCCGGCCGTACGCGATCGTTGGGGAGCGGACACGGACCGCGGGCGCGATCAGCGCGGCTCGGTTGATGGAGCATTTCCTGGACCAGCCGTGA